A stretch of DNA from Cannabis sativa cultivar Pink pepper isolate KNU-18-1 chromosome X, ASM2916894v1, whole genome shotgun sequence:
ATAATTGAAGGTGAACCTATAAGATTTAAGGCTAGGTTAGTAGCCAAAGGTTTTACACAGAAAGAAGGAGTTGACTACAATGAGATATTCTCACCAGTAGCCAAGTACAAGACCATAAGGATAATGCTATCTATAGCTAATCAGTTTGACATGGAAAttgatcaaatggatgtcacTACAGCTTTTCTACATGGAGACCTAGAAGAAGAGATCTATATGGAACAGCCTAAAGGTTTTGAGATTAAAGGGAAGGAAAATATGGTCTGCAGGTTGGTTAAGTCCTTGTATGGACTCAAACAAGCTCCTAGACAGTGGAACAGAAAGTTTGATGCTTTTATGTTAAAGCATGGGTTCAACAGAAGCTACCATGACACATGTCTGTACTACAAAGGAGACTCTATAAAAGATGTCATCTACTTActactttatgtagatgacatgcttatTATAAGTCAAGAAAGGACTAGGGTTGATATGGTTAAAGCTCTACTTAAGACagaatttgaaatgaaggatCTTGGAAATGCTACCAAGATCCTTGGGATTTCTATACTAAGGGACAGAGATAAAGGAAAACTAGTGCTTAGACAGGAAGATTACATTGAGAAAATCATAGATAAATTCTCAATGAGGGATGCTAAGGTTGTTAAGCAACCTATTACTAGCCAGTATACACTCTCTAAGGAACAATGCCCTAAGACAGAGAAGGAAATTGAAACTATGAAGGATGTACCCTATTCTAATGCTGTAGGGTCTGTAATGTACTTAATGGTAAGTACTAGACCTGATTTGGGATTTGCTATGAGTGTACTTAGCAAATACATGGCTAATCCAGGAAAAGTTCCTTTGGTTAGCCATGAAATGGGTGTTCAGGTATCTACTTGGGACAACTAAGGTTGGATTGACCTACAATAGACAGAAAGCTAACACTATAATTGAAGGCTACAGTGACTCAGACTATGCAGGGGACAGGGATAATAGAAGATCTACATCTGCCTATTTCTTTCTAATTGGAGGTAACTGTGTAAGTTGGAAAGTTCAGCTTCAACCTGTTGTGGCACTATCAACTACAGAAGCTGAGTATGTGGCCACAACTGAAGCTATAAAGGAAGTTATATGGCTAAAAGGATTAATGAAAGAGCTAAGTCTACTTAAAGGAGTACCCACTGTGTACTCAGACGACGGTAGCCGCATATTTCTATGTAAGAATCCTATGTTCCATGACAGAACAAAACACATAGAAATCAAgtatcactttatcagggataAAGTGACACAAGGTGAAATAGACATTGAGAAGGTGCCTACTGAGGATAACCCAGCAGACATGGGAACAAAAATTGTGACTCTTAACAAGTTCATACATTGCATGAACTTGTTAAGAATCGACAAAGGAGACTAAGCGTAGGACCTATCAAGCTAAGACTCTCAGAGATAAACAGACAGACTTCAGAACTGGTTATAAGAGGATTTCAGgtggaaattgttgaataaaatCCACTTATAACCAGTCCTTTTACACAAAATATCCACATCAGCAAATTACAAACAAAATAAAGCAGATAAGACTCGATCCTAGggtggcttcgcctctagtggatcaagacttagtagttagttacaactgaagttgtaactaactcctaaGACTCTGATCAACCGACACAACAACATTATAAATACTCAGATCTAAGCAAATAAACTTAGAACTACAACACAGAATACAGATCAGaaagaaatagagagagagagaaggaataAACCCTAGTTTGAGTCTTCAGCTCCAAGATCCAACCATGAGAACCCAGATCTCATGGTGAGAAGCTCGAAGAAGCAGTACATGCACAAAGAAGGCAAAGAAGAGAGTTAGATCGagaacaaacataaagaaaacaacaaaaacataaaGTGTAAAGAAAGAAATCGAGCTTACCTGGTCGATTTCTGTGACAGGAAGCTCCACAGTTTGTAAACAAACCTTGTGATAGTGGATATCAAGCTTTCATCTCTGAGAAGAGCTTGACAGAGACGTAGCCCAGATTTGGGTGAACTCTGAAACAAATTCTGGTGTTTTCTCTCcttgtttttcatttttctctCATCTAATCTAAGCTATGGGTGTGTGTGGGTGTGAATCTGGGTTTCAGATCTAGATTCGAGCAAGTTCTCAAAGAGAActtgctctgctagggtttcgagTTTGTGAGTGTGTGTGTGAATTGTGTCTGAGTGTTTGGGATTCTAGACTCTTCTATTGAGTCTTTGAATCATAGGTTTCATACGACATCAAGATTGGTGTCGTGGGGGTTAATACGGGGTCGTATTGGTCTAAGTTGTACTTAGACAAGGAAAGGTCAATTCTGACATTAATACTGATATTATTACCTTTGTTAGTGTAGGGTTAAAATCGTAAATTCCtacattagtaaaaaaaaaatctaacatggatgaaagttcaggggcatgatttagtatatgtcaaagtttgaggagcatgatttggtagatatcaaagtttggggagcGTATGGTTTAGTATATTAACAatcactaaaatagtaaaattgaatgaaattaaacaaaagtccttaatctaacaatctcaatagttcgggggaatttttaacggccagaaAAGTTTaggaggcatgatttggtatatgttaaaatttagggGGTAAAAATCCTGATTAGCCTATTTTTATTGCATCCGTAAATACCTGGTCGTTAAGTATCTGGTCTGTCACATTGATCTACatcatttaatttatattttgtatttagaaattaatttaaacatttaaaaattattttaatattaaaaaaagttatttaataaattatttaaatatataagatattaaacatagtttatttaaaatataaaatcataattaaaataaaattaaacatgatttattaaacatatattcATTTAACTTCATccattatctcaaaaaaaatatcattagcAATTTGAATGCTATTTTGAACCCATAAAATTTTTAAGCAAAACTTGTTAAATCCATCTTCAGTCCTCTTCCATAATCCCTTCCAACATAAaagtaagaaaaataaattcaaaactgAAGAATACAAACCCATCTCTTCCTTCCCTTACCAGACTCCAACCCAAAAACCCAAGAACAAACACTCCGATTGGCTTGTATGATGGTGGCGTAGATTATACTTGGAATATTCATTAGTGATTTgagttttaattattattggGTATAAATAGTTTAAGGCAAGTTCATATAGCCAAAATATAGTTTCTTTGGTACAAACCATCAGTGATCAGTAGTGAGAGAAAGAATTTTTTCCGACGgttttaaatagttacttaatttttttagcgacgaTCCTCGAAAAAAATCGTTTTTAAGACCGTCGCGAATTCtgatatttgtagtagtgttacCATCCCATCAAGGTTTCATAACCCCCATCATGTATAGGTCTGTACCTAAGAATGGGAGAAGATGAATACTAAAAGACAATGAAGGTGAGATGTAGATGAAGAGAGACGTCCAGTTGTGCTTACGGCGGCGGAGGGGTCTGCCTGGTGTTGGTTTCCGTCCGCCATATGACGTCGACGAAAAGAAGGGAGATTGGTAGAGGAACGGATGCGCAAGAGAAGGAAAGAGGGTCAAGAGTTCTCAGGATCTCTTAGGCTTGTGCTGGCCTCCATTTTCTTCGATGATAGTTGGAGATGGCCCGATCAGATCTGGAAGTTTTTGTTGTGATTGAAGAGAGACCGGAAGAAGAAATTGAAGGATATAGAAAGGGTGAGGCAgaataattttagggttttgttttaaattatttctttattttatagtgtttaatatattttttaaaaaatataattttttatttatttaaaaaaaatcttaattaaataaaagataaataaatgagTTGGACCAATTTAGATCTGCCACATAGGTACTGACCTACACTTAACGGCTAGGTACCTACGAATATTGCAACAAAAGTATAACAGGAGGTATTATTTTACCGCCAaaaaaataacttagatattaatttgcaacttgaagataaacttaagtattattgCCACAAATTATTCTACTATATTTGATAAAAGAGTTAGtaatatttacaaaaactataataatattatttatttaaaaattataatattaaactatattatatcGAATTCTTATGGGTCGTGATAATTAGAGAATGTAATTGGGATACAATTACCTTCAACTAATTTGAATTACACTTAATTTCAATACAATGCAATTCTAAATAcacatttaattaaaacaaataatggaacatgtttttttatatatttaatttttttactatatttttacaaaatagtATTAAGATGTCCATTGTAACTGAAGTTATGAGATGCACCTTCGCGCGTGCACTTTAGGTTTCTTTGGAAAACTTATATGGAGCTCAATCTTGTGCTAAGATGGATGACACTCGAACCAAAATTCAAACCATCAGGAAAGGAGGTACATCAATGGCTGATTACCTTCGACAAAAGAGAGCTTGGGCAGACAGTTTAACTCTTGTAGGAGATCCTTACTCAGAAGCACATTTGATTGCAAATGTGTTATAGTAGCCTTGATACTGAGTACCTCACCATTGTGTGCCAACTTAGAGAGCTATAAAAACCATTCAATGAATTCAAAGAATCCTTAATATTTGGGTTTGTTTAATTTGAACCCAAAATTACATTCCTATTAATCTCTAGCTCTACTAGCTCATCCATACGGTGTCACATTCTATATCTTTTAGTAAACACATACATAATATTgcgatatatattatatgggatacgattttgtcccgtgatgtactttcacggaatgtattccatggtacattagatgggtctcatggtatattaaatgagtgtcagggtacgtttttactttttaaccctaattatccctagatcaatctcagccgttagatcaaataactccctcattTGACAgctgccgtacatcacggattacaatctGTAAAAGTACAATAAcaagacaaaatcatatccctatatatatattatatattgtctGTTACTTTTGGTACTTTCAATCTTGGTGAAAGACACGGTGTAACCAATATAAGAGATTACGATCTCcttttaccatatatatatataacacacATGACAATTGTAGGAAAAGACTGATGCttacacatttttttattttttatttttggagacAAAGGAAATTGGGGATATAGTGCAAAGAAAAGTTGAGTTTAAATGCAGCTTGATTTAATTGCATGATCACAAACATACGGGCGTGCCTCCACTCAAATAATGGTGTCCTCCATTAACTAATTTCCTATGCTTCCTCTCTACTCTCTACatcaacaatttttttataattgcaattcaaaaaaatatatacttaaaataaaatcattCGTCATCGTCATCATCATCCCGTACGTACTTTATAACTATAGCTAATTTGTTAGATATCCACATGcagttttatattaatttatactttcttgatttgattgagtgttttatatatatgatattcaGTGAACTCAAGATCATGATGTACGGAAGCAATGAAAGTAGTGAACATATTACCTTTTAAATCTATGGTTTACATAAATTTATTCCATCCAATTTTTATGAAAATGAttcttaatattaaatatttaactgtgattagattgaatttttaaatatccaatcAAATCGAATCACATGTTCGAAGAGGTATTCAAAATTCTCATACATCTAATATctaatcattttttatttaatttagatgagtaatttgattttatgttcttatacttaatatatatgtataaaaattaagattaaaattttacctttttttaaattggattggatttctAATCCAATAAATACTGGATCTAAAAAATAAGGTAGATCTAATTcgatctaaaaaaaaaatactatatctaaaatattggataaaTCTAAATCAATGCAAAAGATATACATCAAATGTATCCAATGGATAGAGGCGATCCAATCTAATCTCCAATGAATATAATATTTGATCGATAGATAACTGAAATTAATTAGATCAAATTGGATGAGatgaaatatataataaaatctaacatccaatatatggATCGGATCTGAATAGTCCTACAAACATTAAAAGTTGTCTAAAAGattctttttttcaaaaatcttTTGAAACCTCCACTTTTGATGTTATTTGACAGACAATAATTTCTATGTGTATTATGGATATGCACACTTTGGGAGCGATAAACCTTTTGGATGTTATTAACCAAAGATATACAACTTTACACTATAGTTAGCTCAGCACCAATCAAGAACCCCCAAAGAATTCCAAAAATTCTTGTTAGATGTTCGTCCTAACCGTCAACTCTCTTTTCTAGGTTCTTTACTAGGGATGCACATGGGTAGAGAATTGGCGGAGAGTGCTCCCCCGATCCCCATCCCCGTTAAGAATTTAAATTCCCATCCCCACTTATTTCCATTAGGGATAGAGCGGGAAATCCCTTAATTGGGGGTGGGATCAGGGCGGGGAATcccctaattaaaaaataaagtttacgataaaatttaaatacataaaaatattaaactacataaagattaaaatattaaacattaattattattcaataaattaattattatctaagacacaacttaaaattcacaaaaagaatactaatatactaaataaaattcacaaaaagaatactaatatactaaaaaaatgcaaaattacattataaattataaaatattattaaaaatattaaataaaatattaaatgggtCCCCGTCGGGGCAGGGAGTGTGATCTCTGTCCTCGCCCCGTTTAACATTCGGGACAAAAAGTAATCCTCGTCTCGCCCTGTTTCCCATTTAAACGGGGAATCTCCATTCAATTAGGGGCAGATCCCCGTGGGGCCCCATCCCCACGGAAAaaatatgcattttaaattaaatatgcatTCTCTACTCATTTTATctcaatttaaattaaatattaaagatatatatttctAGAAAGATTATTAAAACTTACAAGTacattttaaaaacaatttacaATATCTAACCAAATTGAAGTGGtgtttggtaatatttttatttttttaatcacaaaaatgaaagtacaatttttttttaaaaaaaaattgtttttgaaaaataaaaatgtattttgtaactacttttattttttaattttaaaaacaaaaaataaaagtatattctgtaaattttatttttatttaattcaggTCTAGAGTTTGGAGTTTGGGGTCTGGTGCTTAGGGTTTGGATTTGGGTTAAGGGTCAGGGGTTCGAGGTCTAGGCCAGGAGTCAGGTTCGAGATTGGGTCTGATGCTGGGGCTCAGAACTGAGTTCGGGACCGAGCCTAATGTCGGGGCTCGGGgtccaaaatattaataatagaaaatacaaataaattataataaaaaaatctatttaaaaaacttttgaaagtgattttcttttattttcaatatttttaaaattttaattttcaatttttaaaataaaaagtaaaaataattttatagaaaTTAAAAACTGATAAGAAAAATGTTATAAGGGcaccctaattttttttaactaaacaaACGACCATACGACAATTAAATGTTGGAGTCCTTCCTTCCTTCCCTGTCGTAAAAACTATGTCGCCTCGCTTGAAAATTAAGTCGTGACCCCTGAATCGTGATGACATTGTCGGCTGAACCTTACACTCTTCGGTTCGGATAgaatcctctctctctctctctcaatggCTGTGGCTGTTCTGGCCTTGAACCACCAATTGTTTTGCTTCTCAAACTCAAAAACAAGTACAAAACCATGGCTTCCCACCTCAAAATCCACCCTTACCCATCTAAAACTCATTCACAGAAAAACCCATTATTCCTTtatctctttttcttcttcttcatctactTCACAGTCCCCTGAAGCCAATACAGACACTGCCGAGTCTTGTGTCAATTTGGGTCTCCAGCTTTTCTCAAAAGGACGGGTATTACTTTTAATTTGTCTCTTTGCTTCTGCGCTGTAATTCCATTTGTTTGATGCTGTATTGTATTGCTAGCTTTCAATTGTTGGGTTCTGATGCCATAACTGGAGAATTTTGAGGTTTTGTGGTAGATGAACTTTATGCTCTCTTAAATGTTCTTTGTTGAGTTTCTTAGATGATGCATTGTTCATATTGATTGATAACATAGACCAAGTTTAGTTTAATATGTCTTTTTTAGATAATGTTGTGTTGTTACGCTTTCTTGCTCATTTAACAATACAGCTGCAAAATCAAAGTAAGTTCAACAACCCTGAACTTTGGACACTCAATAAACAATGAAGAACATGAAAACAACTTACACACTTGAATTAAAGATGTAATTCTATGCTCTCTAGTTACAACTTTCTGAAACAAAAGAACTCTCAAAACTTCTCAACCCAAAATTTTTGATATAACCAATTGACTACGTTTTTTTCTACTCTCTCACTTTACATTGCACGGTAGCTCGGTTTTAGAGTCAATGATCATACCAGAAAAACTCACTTTCTGTTAGTTACTGAAGATGAAAGTCAGAGCAAAGCAGAGAGTGTTATAACTGTAATTTATTTTAAGGACCAACCTtcacaaatataattaaatgcTGAATGTTTGTATAGAAGTTGGTTTCAAACCATATACGATCAGGTACTAGTTTCTTGTGAAAGCCTTTGCAATGTGTATTGTTTTCTTTACTTGTTTAGTTTTTCATCTTTaatagttatatttttcttcGGGGGAACGTATGGTTGTTATGCAAAATTATAGAAATTGATGTCTTGTCTTTGTCCAATGTTCATGGACTTTCAGGTTAAAGATGCCTTGGTCCAATTTGAAACAGCACTTGATTTAGATCCCAACCCAATAGAGGCTCAAGCTGCACTGTATAACAAAGCATGCTGTCATGCATATAGGTATCAATCTCATTAAATTTATATAGTGTTTCTCTTTCAAAAGAATTCTTAGCTAAGTCGATGAGTACgtatttgttttgtttcttttttcaaCTTTTGAGGTAGAGGGGAAGGAAAGAAAGCTGCTGAATGTCTTCGTACTGCATTGAGAGAATATGACCTCAAATTTGGCACAATTTTGAATGATCCCGACTTGGCATCCTTTAGGGCCTTGCCTGAATTTAAGGAATTGCAGGAAGAGGTATGTTGCTAAACTTTGTATGTTCAATGTTATTGTTATAAATCTTTGATATGCTTAGGATGATGGTCTACTGTCCTTATGTATATGGTAAAAATTTGAATCTCGGTTGATTAGTTTTGACTTATAACTTATTGAACCAAGCTGGTTTGGTGCTAAGTGATAACTTCATAAGTTTTGCAAGATCTCTTCCATTCTATGCATTATACATACAAAGAAATTTCATGTATTACAGGCTAGATTGGGTGGGGAAGATGTAGGTTATGGTTTTCGAAGAGATCTCAAACTCATCAGTGAAGTTCAAGCTCCATTTCGTGGAGTTAGGAGATTCTTTTCTGTGGCCTTTACAGCAGCTGCAGGAATTTCACTGTTTCTCACTATACCTAGGCTACTCCGTGCAATTGAAGGCGGTGATGATGCTCCTGATCTCTGGGAAACCGTTGGAAATGCTGCCATTAACATTGGAGGTAAGTGTCAAGCATTTGTACTTCAATGCAAAACATTCTGATAATCACATCTGCTATAAGTATATGATGAATTTTCATTTGCATCAAGAATCATGTAGTGTTTTTAAATAGAACTTCTAAGTGTTTCTTAACATGGCTAAACTTTTGAATCAGCAATCTCCAGGTATTATTGCTTTTGTGGCATTATTTATTTGGGATAACAAGAAAGAGGAAGAACAACTTGCCCAAATATCCCGAGATGAAACTCTATCAAGATTGCCACTGCGCCTTTCCACTAATCGGGTTGTTGAACTCGTTCAGTTGCGGGACACTGTTAGGCCTGTTAGTATCAAAATTGAATTCTCTCGTACTATTAATGATGTGTGCACTTTTTTTCAACGTTAAAACTCAATCAAGCTTTGGATTTAGGTTATTTTAGCAGGGAAAAAGGAGACTGTGTCTGTAGCAATGCAGCAGGCAGACAGGTTCCGGACTGAACTCCTTAGACGTGGTGTTCTTTTGGTTCCTGTCATATGGGGTCAAAGTAAGGAGCCACAAATAGAGAAGAAAGGCTTTGGTGCATCTCAAAAGGCAGCAGCAGCCTCTCTTCCCTCGGTTGGGGTAAGATGTAAAAGCTACCGATTAATGTACAAATTTTTCCTTAAAGGTTGTAGTTTTGTTCCTAACTGACACTATCTTGTATAGGAAGATTTTGAGAAACGTGCTCAGTCTATCACTGCAAAGTCCAAACTGAAAGCTGAAATTAGATTCAAGGCTGAAATTGTATCACCAGCCGAATGGGAAAGGTCAGTTGCTACTCTATATTCCCTCTTTACAGTTAGtgcatacatattttaattctGTTCACATATGTGATGGAAAACGTTTGTTGGTACATCCACTGCTCTGAAAAATTTGCAGTTAATCTTGTTTTCACTCCTAAACATCATATAtagtgtttcttttttttttttattgtgtatCTAACATATGAAACTACGTACCGAATGCATTATTTTACTTCTTTCACCCGGATGATGTCTTCTATGCCTTAGTCACTGCAACCTTTTCCGTAACCTTGCTGTTTAGGTGGATAAAGGATCAGCAGAAATCTGAAGGAGTAACTCCTGGTGAGGATGTCTACGTTATATTGCGGCTAGATGGTCGAGTACGAAGATCAGGGAAAGTAAGTCCACTTAATCCAACACACTTTCTTTCTCATTTTTAAATTCATGTTGTTAAACTTTCTCCAGAGCTAATGTAGAACTTGGAAGACCACCTTTAGAGGTGTATGAAATTATAGGAAGAACAAGACATTAACAAACCAATTTGAGGCAAAACTTTGAACTTAGAAAGTTTACATTCAGAACAGCTCTCTTTCATCTTTAGTTGTTTAAGGTTTGAGTTAATCTAGAGCCTCAGAAGACCCTAGTTTCAAATTTGGGTTCTCTAGTGTTAAATAGTGATTTTTCTTTTCTGAAGAACAAAAAAACTGATAAAATTGTATCCAGTAATAAAATTCATCACTTGTTAACAGGGAATGCCAGACTGGCAACAAATTGTACAGGAACTACCACCAATGGAAGCATTGCTGAGCAAGCTCGAAAAATAAACTCTCAATATTATTGTATAGTAACTTTGATCAAGCCAAATTTCAATTTTGATGTGgaaaaaattaatatagatTACAAGTGTAAAATATATTTGGGCCAACTCCATATTCTTCTTGTATGTTTAAACCCATTAAAGAAAAGGGTGTCAGTGTCACTCTCTGATATGAGTGAGTGCATCTTCTTGGACCTTCATTCAATGAtgtttattattagtatttataAACATCATAATGTCCCCCAACCGTTACGCAATTCTCTTCTCTTCCTCCATTTGGGTTATCTAGATAATAACGCTGTCTTGAGAAATTAAaccatttttcttattttcatcatacaaaaatacttaaaaattcaactcCAACTTAGTTATCATAATAAACtatttgttatttgtttttcCTAGTTCTTGGTCCTCTGAAATTGGTCCAGGCTACTAGATAGATATCTTGGGATGGGAGTTTACATATAATGAACTAACTTCTCTATTCATAACCATCCCAAGTTCCAATCAACAAAATGGATCCAaaaaagag
This window harbors:
- the LOC115725674 gene encoding protein LOW PSII ACCUMULATION 1, chloroplastic: MAVAVLALNHQLFCFSNSKTSTKPWLPTSKSTLTHLKLIHRKTHYSFISFSSSSSTSQSPEANTDTAESCVNLGLQLFSKGRVKDALVQFETALDLDPNPIEAQAALYNKACCHAYRGEGKKAAECLRTALREYDLKFGTILNDPDLASFRALPEFKELQEEARLGGEDVGYGFRRDLKLISEVQAPFRGVRRFFSVAFTAAAGISLFLTIPRLLRAIEGGDDAPDLWETVGNAAINIGGIIAFVALFIWDNKKEEEQLAQISRDETLSRLPLRLSTNRVVELVQLRDTVRPVILAGKKETVSVAMQQADRFRTELLRRGVLLVPVIWGQSKEPQIEKKGFGASQKAAAASLPSVGEDFEKRAQSITAKSKLKAEIRFKAEIVSPAEWERWIKDQQKSEGVTPGEDVYVILRLDGRVRRSGKGMPDWQQIVQELPPMEALLSKLEK